Proteins from a single region of Acidobacteriota bacterium:
- the surE gene encoding 5'/3'-nucleotidase SurE has translation MPIERPRILITNDDGYHSEGILALESALKEIGDVFVVAPASEMSGASHSLTLSRPLRIRQIDERHWTVDGTPTDCVTLAVNMILTPRQLPDICASGINHGPNLGDDATYSGTVAGALESTILGVPGLAFSLVASRDCDFSESARIARTITERALAEGLPPNTLLNVNIPKGIPKGVRITKQGFKNARPIITEHIDPRGKPYYWIGELREGFHAEGGTDFEAIDEGYVSVTPMRSDLTNHQAIERLQNWDSEL, from the coding sequence ATGCCGATTGAAAGACCACGCATCCTGATCACCAACGACGACGGCTACCATTCCGAAGGTATTCTCGCGCTCGAATCGGCGCTCAAAGAGATCGGCGACGTGTTCGTCGTCGCGCCCGCGTCGGAAATGTCGGGCGCGTCGCACAGCCTGACGCTCTCGCGGCCCTTGCGCATCAGGCAGATCGACGAACGCCACTGGACGGTTGACGGCACGCCGACGGACTGCGTCACCTTGGCCGTCAATATGATCCTCACGCCGCGGCAGTTGCCGGACATTTGTGCGTCCGGCATCAATCACGGTCCGAACCTCGGCGATGACGCGACCTATTCAGGTACGGTCGCGGGCGCGCTTGAATCGACGATCCTCGGCGTTCCGGGACTCGCTTTCAGCCTTGTGGCCAGCCGCGATTGTGATTTCAGCGAGTCCGCCCGCATCGCGCGGACGATCACCGAACGGGCGCTTGCCGAAGGATTGCCGCCAAATACGCTGCTCAACGTCAACATTCCGAAAGGGATTCCGAAAGGCGTCCGGATCACAAAACAAGGATTCAAGAACGCGCGCCCGATCATCACCGAACACATAGATCCCCGCGGGAAGCCCTACTATTGGATCGGTGAACTTCGCGAAGGGTTTCACGCCGAAGGCGGGACGGACTTTGAAGCGATCGACGAAGGGTATGTCTCGGTGACACCGATGCGGAGCGATCTGACGAATCATCAGGCGATCGAGCGCTTGCAAAATTGGGACTCGGAGTTATGA
- a CDS encoding 30S ribosomal protein S21: MAYISVNTNESIENALRRFKRKVMTEEIIKDLKKHAHFIPPGQKAKLKSQNARKRNKKRMRSMRTQNSAPSNG; the protein is encoded by the coding sequence ATGGCTTACATTTCTGTTAATACGAACGAATCGATCGAGAATGCTCTCCGCCGTTTCAAGCGAAAGGTTATGACGGAAGAGATCATCAAGGATCTCAAGAAGCACGCGCATTTCATCCCGCCCGGCCAGAAAGCGAAACTCAAGTCGCAGAACGCCCGCAAACGGAACAAGAAACGCATGCGTTCGATGAGAACACAAAACAGCGCGCCGTCCAATGGCTAG
- a CDS encoding protein-L-isoaspartate(D-aspartate) O-methyltransferase, which translates to MIRKLRDEYRIADERVLNAMAEVPRDFFVPTALKSQAYRDNALPIASNQTISQPFIVARMTELLELKPSSRVLEIGAGSGYQSAVLAKLAGSVFAIERIPNLAAEAQERLKTLGIGNVSLRCADGTAGWEVYAPFDAILVAAGGPEVPKPLLEQLRVGGKLVIPIGQGQKSQTLVRVTRTSDAFVSEDFGSCSFVPLIGEHGWKGA; encoded by the coding sequence ATGATTCGAAAACTCCGCGACGAGTATCGCATCGCCGACGAGCGTGTGCTCAACGCGATGGCCGAAGTGCCGCGTGATTTTTTTGTTCCGACGGCGCTGAAATCTCAGGCCTATCGCGACAATGCGTTGCCGATAGCGTCGAATCAAACTATTTCGCAGCCGTTCATCGTCGCGCGGATGACCGAACTTCTCGAACTGAAACCGTCGTCAAGGGTTCTTGAAATCGGCGCCGGATCCGGATATCAGTCGGCAGTCCTCGCGAAACTGGCGGGATCCGTTTTCGCGATCGAGAGGATTCCGAATCTCGCTGCCGAAGCGCAGGAGCGTCTCAAGACGCTCGGCATCGGGAACGTTTCGCTGCGCTGCGCCGATGGCACTGCCGGTTGGGAGGTTTACGCGCCGTTCGATGCGATCCTTGTCGCCGCCGGAGGACCTGAAGTTCCGAAACCGTTGCTTGAACAGTTGAGGGTCGGCGGAAAACTCGTGATTCCCATCGGACAGGGCCAGAAGAGCCAAACACTGGTCCGGGTCACGCGCACAAGCGACGCCTTTGTTTCGGAGGACTTCGGCTCCTGCTCGTTCGTCCCGCTGATCGGCGAACACGGATGGAAAGGAGCGTAG
- a CDS encoding VTT domain-containing protein, translating to MFFALILGIFEDIKKTFWFLDPNVLINTLLDTFGVYAYFGLFFIVFAETGLAVGFFLPGDSLLVVTGLFAKTYPEKLNVLIVMLSFFLGSVLGDSTGYWTGRLMGKRLFNRENSRIFKPSRVEKAHAFFEKYGPKTVLLARFVPIVRTFAPLVIGAAEMPYHKFLTYSILGGLLWISSMVFAGYFLGSAIENAFGIKLEAHIEKVVILVIFLSLLPPMIEYLKHRFSKKDEPVS from the coding sequence ATGTTTTTCGCTCTTATTCTCGGCATTTTTGAAGACATCAAAAAGACGTTTTGGTTTCTCGACCCGAACGTTTTGATCAATACGCTGCTCGACACGTTCGGCGTCTATGCTTACTTCGGTCTCTTCTTCATCGTTTTCGCGGAGACCGGACTGGCCGTCGGCTTTTTTCTGCCGGGCGATTCCCTGCTTGTCGTGACCGGCTTGTTCGCCAAGACCTATCCGGAGAAACTCAACGTCCTGATCGTGATGCTGTCGTTCTTTCTCGGATCGGTGCTCGGAGATTCTACCGGTTACTGGACCGGGCGCCTGATGGGCAAACGCTTGTTCAACCGCGAGAATTCACGGATCTTCAAGCCATCGCGAGTCGAAAAAGCCCACGCGTTCTTTGAGAAATACGGACCGAAAACCGTTTTGCTCGCGCGGTTCGTCCCGATCGTCCGAACGTTCGCGCCGCTGGTAATCGGAGCGGCCGAAATGCCGTACCATAAATTTTTGACATACAGCATCCTTGGCGGTCTGCTCTGGATCTCGAGTATGGTCTTCGCCGGTTACTTTTTGGGTTCGGCGATTGAAAACGCGTTCGGCATCAAGCTCGAAGCGCATATCGAAAAGGTCGTCATTCTCGTCATTTTCCTGTCGCTTCTGCCGCCGATGATCGAGTATCTGAAACATCGGTTTTCCAAAAAAGACGAACCGGTTTCGTAA